The proteins below come from a single Eucalyptus grandis isolate ANBG69807.140 chromosome 3, ASM1654582v1, whole genome shotgun sequence genomic window:
- the LOC104437686 gene encoding uncharacterized protein LOC104437686, with protein sequence MASMGWMSKVPPIASRLYFLLIILQIPLFRITCRSGVCTTPIQVTSSQLIASEIIPVPVVKALLYPGAVVNGLVKNMAVPSWNDLLDIYNLTTAKEAPAVVDLQRLEVLAGSYFCVAGALVGLLKPGRMSMFGTLLIIWGLVKEGILGKPVNVDPAKAVYVYPTMLLALICALSSIKYDVKKAMRPAPARTIAKPLQSSSKSKLK encoded by the exons ATGGCGTCGATGGGATGGATGAGCAAGGTCCCGCCGATAGCTTCTCGCCTCTACTTCCTCCTCATCATCCTCCAGATCCCGCTCTTCAG GATCACATGTAGGTCTGGTGTGTGTACGACCCCCATACAGGTCACATCATCTCAGCTTATTGCGAGTGAGATAATCCCTGTTCCTGTGGTGAAGGCCCTTCTCTACCCTGGAGCTGTTGTCAATGGCCTTGTAAAGAACATGGCAGTTCCAAGCTGGAATGATTTGCTGGATATCTATAATCTTACTACTGCAAAAGAAGCCCCGGCAGTAGTTGATCTACAGCGCTTGGag GTTCTTGCTGGAAGCTACTTCTGTGTGGCAGGAGCACTTGTGGGTCTGCTAAAACCAGGGAGGATGAGCATGTTTGGGACGCTGCTAATAATCTGGGGTCTTGTCAAGGAGGGCATCTTGGGAAAGCCTGTGAATGTGGATCCTGCAAAGGCAGTCTATGTTTATCCGACGATGTTGCTTGCATTGATCTGTGCCTTATCATCCATTAAATATGATGTGAAGAAGGCCATGAGACCTGCCCCTGCTCGAACAATTGCAAAGCCACTGCAGAGCTCATCAAAATCTAAGCTGAAATGA
- the LOC104437687 gene encoding uncharacterized RNA-binding protein C17H9.04c gives MSRPGDWNCRSCQHLNFQRRESCQRCGEPRASERGGDSYGGFGGRSGSPFRFTGPDVRPGDWYCSVDNCGNHNFASRSTCFRCGAPRDESDGGGGGGGHRYEGEMSRPRGFGASGSSGGGSSRSGWRAGDWICTRSGCNEHNFASRSNCFRCNAPRDYSSGGRSDYSS, from the exons ATGAGCAGGCCGGGAGACTGGAACTGCAGGTCGTGCCAGCACCTCAACTTCCAGAGGCGAGAGTCGTGCCAGAGGTGCGGGGAGCCGAGGGCCAGCGAGAGGGGTGGCGATTCCTATGGGGGCTTCGGCGGGAGGAGCGGCTCGCCGTTCAGGTTCACGGGCCCGGACGTCCGGCCTGGGGACTGGTACTGCAGCGTCGACAACTGTGGGAATCACAACTTCGCCAGCCGCTCGACCTGCTTCAGGTGCGGCGCGCCAAGAGACGAGTcggatggcggcggcggcggcgggggccaTCGTTATGAGGGCGAAATGTCTCGACCGCGAGGTTTTGGAGCCAGCGGCAGCAGCGGAGGTGGCAGCAGTCGCTCGGGGTGGAGAGCTGGTGACTGGATTTGCACCAG GTCAGGATGCAATGAGCATAACTTTGCTAGCAGATCAAACTGCTTCAGGTGCAATGCGCCAAGAGATTATTCATCTGGTGGCCGGTCTGATTATTCTTCTTGA